Genomic window (Branchiostoma lanceolatum isolate klBraLanc5 chromosome 13, klBraLanc5.hap2, whole genome shotgun sequence):
TCATCCAGAAAATATGTCTTAGTTATTACACTTTATGTAAAGGCAACCCTGTGAGCATACAGATTTTGAATATCAATGTGTTTTAATTTCAATCAGTAGAAAAGTATCCTTTGAGTGTCCAAATGTCAAAAATAAATCAGAAAAGGattgaagaaacaaaatcattagTTGTTTGTTATTGTGAACAACTTTCAATAAACAGAGAGCCATTTTGTCTAAGAAATATTGTCATATGTCAATCGAACTGCAAAGTGTAACAGGTCAGTATCAGCTCAGTGCCAATGCATACACTGCACAGTCCTTCCCTGTTGTCTTAGACTCCTATGCCACTGGGCGCTAACAAGAGAAGTGTTTTCCACATTCCACAACAGCTTAGCAAACCTGGGGCTGTCATCAGCCCAACATGCCCAGCCAGGTCACCCTCAGGTCAACATTTACAGCCTGGACTTCTCCTCAGGTTTCTCCCAACAGTCCACATTTAGATTAGATGATGTCAGAATTGGGCCACCAACACACAGGCCACAGCACCTGCTACTGTAGGGCTAGGAGACAGAAGGACCTGACTTTTAAGTTTAGATAGGAGATAGCCTGTTTTTTGTGGTGGGAAGGGGgtgcctgggtaccatcctctttAGTAACCGCTGGCTAAATCTTTTCATCACCAACACACAGCACCCGCTACTGTAGGAGATGGAATGACCTACCTTTAAAGTTTAGATAGGAGACAGTTTGTTTTTATACAGTCTGTTGGTCCATCACAACAAGGACCTTGTACCAACAGGTAGTTAATAAATGTCAGTACAGGGAAAGAACCAAAGAATGTTTTAAGATAGAATGTCATGGCCATTGTTTTCTGTCCGTCTTTCACATTGTTGATTATTGTAAGGTCATGTTGGACCTCAAAAGGAAAAGAACAGTATCAATAGAACATGATGGATATTGTTGCTGTTCACCTGTGCTCCTGTTTATTCTGGACAAAAGGTAGAATTTAAACATTGCTCAGTCTGTTTTCCTTGGATCAGGTGCTATGTATACAAATTGCAACGTTTATGTTCCTACTGTTGAACTTGTAAGAGAACGCACGTCTTTGCATGAAGATAATGCAACCATGGTATTGTGAATGTGATCTATCGTCAACATTACCTTTCCATGCTACTGTACTGGTAGGCAAGTACATTTTGCCAATGGCTTTCTGCACCTGAAAAATATCATAACATGGGGTACAATTGTCTGGTCTAACAATTAAGAATCTCTGCTACAGTCTTGCCTCTGGGGAGGATCATGAGCATGCTACAAACAATGCCCCCTTTCTGCCCTTAATAGCTGTCACATGTGGTAGCCAGAAAGGGATCTCCACTGTGAAATTGCTGCAACAGATACCCTTTCTACAGCTTACAGGGGTGCATGATTACTGTTAAATAGACTACCCTAGCCCACAACAAGCTTATTGTATAAAGGCATTTTCCTGCAGTCTTTCCCAGTGGGGGCATGATTTAAAGTCCGTAATCCTCCCAGAAATGTCACAGCAATTTAGGGACTTACCTTATTGTCTGCTTGGTAGGAAGGGATCATAAGACCAGGTATTGTTTATTGTAGGGCAGGCCTGTaagtgaaaagaaagaaactgaAAGAAGGGCTGATGTATTTCTGATTGAAGAAAGGAATGGAAAATTTGTTCTACCTGTGTACGTGGAGGTAAAAGAAGAGGGTAGATACCTTTGTCAGAGTTAAATTTTTGATGCGTATGCAAAGAATTGCAAAGACATAGAATTTTATGATGTATATCTTTACGACTCTCTGAAAGTGTTTAAATTTTGATTACATGTTTAAAATCATGTGTTTCCTCCAGCTTGTAAGGAACTCTGCCTTCTTTGCCTAAGCAAGTGTACTAGTATTTAAGATGCTGATCATATTTTCCTCGCTATGATGCATTGTTTATTGTGTAACACTTGTCTTCATAAACTTTCTTGTATTCTGCTAGAAAATCAGCAAAGGTTAACCTTACCCCCAGGCCCTGTAGTTGTCTAGGTTTGGATTGTTTTAAACTTGACTGTGATGAGTTTGTTGAACTTAATTGTCATTTGTTGCATTGCAGGGCAAAGTATTCACCTTTGACAGAGTATTCAAGCCAACAACaacacaagaacaagtctacaACCTCGCCGCCAAAGCTATCGTCAAAGGTCTGTTAAAATTACCATAGCATCATTTTGTATGTTCACAGTCGTTTGAAAGATATAGAATAGTTGTAGTTGTATTGTAATCTTGACGATTCTGTGACATGAAAGCCCAAAAACCTGCATGTCACTAGAACAACAGTATCCTGCATGTTACCTATGTGACTTTGTGGATTCTTTTTAGTCAgggatatcaaaaccagaacaTGCAAAACATTTTGTGCAAGTCAAGACGACATATTTGTTCTCTTCTTttcttgcagtgtttttcacacTATTTTGTCTTCATGTTTTCCATGTAGATGTACTGGATGGCTACAATGGAACAATATTCGCATATGGACAGACGTCCAGTGGGAAAACACATACAATGGAGGTAAGGGATATAGAGTTTATAAACTCTTTTCCATGTCAAGCTTACAGCAAACAAAGCATTTGCAGCACTGCTTGACAGGATTGAAATCAAAGAGAAGTTCAATAATAGATAACAGAATAAACCTTAGAAGACAGAAGCCTCGTAAAGGATTGCTTGGTAGCTTACTTAGCCTTAAATGAGGCATCAAGGAAATACATCTTCATTTGTGATGCCCATTAAGTGCCTTAAGAGGATTAAAGAAGGAAAGGTTTAGAAGTAGCCAGGCATAATGGCCACATTAATTGTGAGGCTGATCTAGATGAAGTGATGGGAAATCAGTAACTGATGAAGTACAGAGTAAAATTTGGATGGCCAGAGGGTTGTACCAGGATAATCAGAAGAGTTGCAGGAGGCAGGTTTGTGAAATACCAAAATTGTGTTTCTTATTGCTGACTTCTGTCACAATTATTTTTCCTGGCACAGCCCTaaattgatacagatacaggtattaATCTTACTAACAGCAAAAAAGGTTTTGTCAAAAGtaataaaatgataaattttcATAACTAATTGCTATTTCTCCatacatatgtacttgaaaaaacaAGGTAGTTAACCAGTGAACACATCGATTTGGGCTTGTGTAAGATGAAGACTGTAAGAATCAGTTGAGTCCAAGCTATACTCTGTACTTGTATGTGACTGTACTGACCCCCATGTACGTTCCAGGGAGTACTACATGACTTTTCACAGCGGGGCATCATACCACGTATTGTGGACGACATCTTCAACCATATCTACAGTATGGACGAAAACCTTGAGTTCCATATAAAGGCAAGTGGTAAACAAGAAACAAGACTGAAGCAGTGTCTTCCACAGCTTAGAAAACAGCATGGTGAACATCATTTCCCTCCCCCtgaccaattttttttcagtcccCATGGCTATATGTTTGTCTCCATGCAGATTTTTTTTAGACATGTTCAAACCCATGTTCTTTGGTCTAGTTTCACACAAATTAGACTCTCTGTTGTTTCAGCCCCTTATTTTTTTTAGTTGAGATTACAAAGAGTTTTCCCCGTACATGTATCTCACCATGCTGTCGAAAAGGCTTGTGGAAGACACTGCATGCTGTCGGTAAGACTCTAACCACGGAGCTATCTACGCTTCCCTTCGCAGGGCGTTCTCCACGATCCCATCCAGCGTGGCATCATCCCTCGCATCGTTGACGATATTTTCAACCATATCTACAGTATGGATGAAAACCTTGAGTTCCATATCAAGGTAGGTGGTTCGGGTTGGTAACTGTCGCCTTTCTCACAGCTGGAGTGTCCCTGTCCTGGCTCGACACTGCAAGCATGGAAGCAGATCATTCACAAGCACACAGAACCTTAGTCATTTGACTTGTAAGGACTATGCCAGGAAAGAAAAAGTATAGTCACTATTATAGCAGTTCAAATGAAACGGTTCAACATGTCTAGATGTACGTACAAAAGTTtcgtaaaaaaacaaaagaagtatCTGCTTGCACCTacccatttttattttgtttcttctggCACAGTCCTTagtttatgtatgttgttttcaaaacattgatgctatttcttaattttttttaaggTAGATTATTTCCTGTGCGTCTTCTCCATTGAGCCATGCCTATTTTGTGTGACGACCTCCTTATTCATCTTGATATGTTGttctagtacatttgtataccctTACGTTTGCACCACTGAATGTGTTGGAATACATTGGATTGCCTTTTTGCAGTGTATTATTGTGCATGGTATCCATTAcattttgcttttattttcattcGTTGTTACTTTTGTGTTATTTGTCAGATTACATGGTGTGGTACGTGTGAACttaatgtgtgtttttgtcatgCTAGAAATCCATGCCAATAATCCTATTCATCCCAACTACTGATGATCTTCTATCAGCAGCTTGGCTGAAAAGGGTTAATGGGTACTTCCTAGTTCTGTCACAGATCTTAAAGAACAAGGTGTTAGATAATGCAGCTTGCTGCAAAAATGTATGCACTAAATACAAAGAAATATCATGAAAGGAACTGTGTACATGTTCAAAAACAGTGTgcatgctgtacatgtacgtccATGAATGTGATATACCGGTAAATACTGTTTGGCTTGTTCATGCGACTGAACTTCTAATTCATCTCTCCCAAAAGGTGACATATGTTGAGGTTTACATGGACAAAATTAGAGACCTTCTGGATGGTAAGTGTTGCAGTTATTGTTAGTGGTGGGGGCTGACTTCTTTCTTCTCTCTGTTTCCTCCTCACTACAGGTTTCTTATTTTGAAATTTACATGGACAAAATTAGGGATCTCCTTGATGGTATGTTTGTCCCGGTTCTTCTCTTACTGATTGCTGTgcctctttaaccttctccctgctgcctaaccctgtaaccattAGAAAGTTGGTGCCAAAATGCTACTttaacagggagaaggttaagtgtaACGATAAACATGTAGCTCTGAGAGTGAGAGTAGACTAGTATCTAAAGGCTGTAGATGGATGCAATTGCTGTGAGTGTGCAATAGGCATAGAGCAATGGCATAATGTACAATGCATGCATTGCCTGTTTAGAGAACATGAAGTTATGTCGCATTGTCCACAGCACTGTGTGATCAAGGTATTTGCAGTAGTTATAGTTTAGTACAGTGCTGAGTCATATTCCTGTTTGTACAATGACTGATAAAATGTTCAACTTCCTTCCAGTACAAAAGACTAACCTGTCGGTACATGAAGACAAGAACAGGGTTCCCTACGTCAAGGTAAGATTGTTTACCATTTGTTGCAACAATTAATTACATACAAAGATATCTCAAACATGCCTGATAAACTGGTTAAGACAAAAATATTTGCAAGAAGGCAATGTCTTACTTATGTATATTGAGCCAGCTCCGAGTTTTTTGAGAAAGGTTGTCTGAACATGTGGATTTTTTCAGGGTGCAACCGAGCGGTTTGTGTCAAGTCCAGAGGAGGTGATGGACACAATAGATGAAGGCAAAAGCAACAGACACGTGGCTGTAACAAGTGAGTTCAGCCTTCTTTTCACGACTTATCTTCTGTACATGATTCTGGAGATACTTGAAGTTCAAActtcaaattttaaaatcaGCATAGCAGCACATGGTACTCAATGTAGACAGTACTGAATCGCTTTGATTTTTTCAGAATTGATTAATCAAAAGCAAAACAGCATTGCATCAATGACCAAAACTGACCAAGACTTATATGAAATCCACGGAATTAAAAAGTTGTTGTACTGTTTACCGTAAAGATAGATTAGAAATATCTGAATGCGTTTTCAAGACGATTGCTTGAAGTCCTAATTCAAGTCAAACTATTGGATAAATGTAACAAAGTGAGTTGACAATCATGCAATTACCCATTTAAAACTCCTAACCAACCATTGGAATATTGACATATGACATCTACCTGTAATGGCTGACTCTGTGTTCCCCACCCAGACATGAACGAGCACAGCTCCCGCAGCCACAGTATCTTCCTCATCCATGTCAAGCAGGAGAATCTGGAGACAGAGAAGAAGCTGCATGGGAAACTCTATCTGGTCGACTTGGCTGGCAGTGAAAAGGTCGGGATCTTCTGTTGAGACTTCATCAGTTCCTGAATGGCAGCACAGAGTCTCTTTTAAACTGCTTAGTGCTGCAGTAATGGAATAGAATCTCAAACTGAATGTGAATTATATGAGGACGGAAAAAAGAGGATATATGAAGGGCCAAAACTGGAAATTTAAAATTGGTACCATTTAAGTTCTCTGTTTACAAATTCCATTGCTGTGAATTCAAACCGAGTACTTTCCACTCAACAGTTGAATATAGATTAATAAATATTCTCTTAAGACTAGTACTGATACATTTCCTTTAATACCACTTCTGTAGGTGAGCAAGACTGGTGCTGAGGGCACTGTGCTGGATGAAGCCAAGAACATCAACAAATCTTTGTCTGCCCTGGGAAATGTTGTCTCTGCATTAGCTGAAGGAAAGGTAATATCATCCCTATTATTACATTGCTTTTCTATAGTTTTCAGTGGAAAACCTTGCAAAAACTGAAATGTATCTATAAGTATAAGCCCTAAGCTTGAATCAATCCTCTAAAAATCTTGAGGGCTTAGAGTCCAATTTTAATCTGAAGTACGCTGCTGATTTTCTTTCCAACAGAAAGCGTACATCCCTTATCGAGACAGCAAAATTACCAGAATCCTCCCTATCAGGATATTGCTAACCTGTACTTGTCAGTAACAAGCCTTGCAAAAACCAAGACCCTTTTATAAGTACATGACCTAAACCTTAAGAATCATTCCTATGGACTTATCTAATTAGTACATTGCTGTGTTTTTCTTTCCCACAGAAAGCGTACATCCCCTATCGAGACAGCAAGATGACCAGAATCCTCCAGGAGGCGCTGGGTGGAAACTCACGtaccaccatcatcatctgtGCTTCCCCGTCCTCCTACAACGAGTTCGAGACCAAGTCCACCCTCATGTTCGGCCAGCGAGCCAAGACAATCAAGAACACTGTTACTGTCAACCTGGAGCTTACCGCAGAGGAATGGAGGAAAAAGTAcgagaaggagaaggaaaagaacgcaAAGCTACGCGCTTTGCTGCAGCGGTACGAGGCTGAGGTGTCCAAGTATGGGCTTGGTAAGTATGAGTATATCCGTAGTGTTAATCATTGGCCATCCCTCCTGTAGATGTCACTACATCCATTGCTTCTCATTTCATCTGAACTTTGCAAGTATGCTGATACTGTACTTTGGAACAGAACTTTCATTTGTATGATCTTGTAGATCTATATGTGAATTTGTTCGAAAAAGGTATTCACACTTCTAGAACCGACCAATGTGAAGAAAAATCGAAAATTCAGCACTCATCATATTTCATGTCTTACCATTTATCACCAAATCACATATCTTATGCATCACCAGAAAGACAtatattttcttcttccttcCTTTCCACTTTCTACCTGTTCTATTCTTTCCTGCTCAAAATGTCATATTCACCTCAAATTTCTCTTTCTGACTCAAGAAACCTTAGATCTTACTGATCCTGCCCTTCTAGACAGTAAGTTCTTCCTTTACCACATAATACCCTGTGATGTGTTGGTAACATTTGATGCTGAATTATAGATACACTTTGTCTTTTTCTGTGctttttcaaaactttctttAATCTATTATACTTATATAGTTTGTCTTTTAGTCTACAGTATGTCATAATTTTGTGGTAGACATAATTCTATCTCTTAGCATGTCATTCATTATCATTGACTATTGATTTGAATTTTACTGATAAATTTCTGTTCTAATAGATGTCATATTTGTTTGCATGCTACACAACATCACATTCTAACAATTCACCCGATTTTAGCACTAAATCCAACAAATTAAGTCATCTCTCCTATTTGCAGCATTAAACCACCACATTCACACCCAACCACAGGTCAAAACTTGCCAATACTTTTCTTTCAGGAAGAAATTTCGAAAATCTATGTAGCTTTTTCCAGTTTCCAAATTCCCTTTATTTGTCGACCAAAGCAAAACTGATTACAAAACATCAATTATATCACGAACTGTGCCCTTCTACAAGACTTCAACAGAAAGACATTACATGAAACTGCAATGCAGCTGTGTGTGATGGGGTGTTAGATTCCCATGTCGTACTCAACTAgccattctctctctctttctccttgCCCCTTGCCACCCTCCCTGCTTCTGCATGCAGCACAATGTAAGTCCCCAGGATGTCTTCAGAACTTATCCCATTCTTACTATTCTGCCTAACTCCTCTAACCTACTTACTGTGTACGAGTAGTTTCGGTATATAGTGTTAGTGACTCTTTGAAGGGAGAGCTGTACTCAGGATGCTGTGTATCAGATTGCACAGATTTCATTTTAATCTAGATATACATGATAAATACAAGATATGCATGATGAATTATTAACTGATTCCAGACAACTATGGAATGAATCCTTCATCTGAATATTGGCTATTAAATTCTTATTGAAGGCAGCTatattgctacatgtatgttgtgtaatGATGCACATTATTAGAACTTAAAGAAATCGTCTTTCTTACTCTTTAGAAAAACATATTGGTCCAAATTGTCCTAGTTAAGCATCACTTATTGTTACCTCAATATGAATATGTCATTAAAAAGAGGAGATCATAGAAATTTCCAGACTAGTACTTTCTTACTAAGTATGTACTAAGTACTTTATCCTGCCGCATATGCCGGGATGGGCGTCAGTGGGAGGTGTACTCAAACCAATAGTCAATACACATTTTATATAAGATCATGAGTTTTCTAAAGTGACTTGACTAAAGCATTTTTGCATCATCATGATCCTAACTTTTCTTCAGAATGGACAACCTGACAGGAAAGCTGTTGTTTATTATCCCAGCTTACGAATGTTGAACCGTTCCCAGGTGATGCTGTCCCTGTGGACGTACTGAAGGGTATTCTGGCTGACAAGTCTGCTGTGGTGGACAACACCCCCGCGCCGCCCACCATCGAGGCCGTGAACAACAATGCCAACGTCCAGGCTGTGGCTGTGAGCGATGAAGAGATGCGCAAGTTTGAGGAGGAGAGAACTCAGCTCTACCTGCAACTGGATGAGAAGGTAGAAAAGTACATCCTTACACAAGAACATGATAGACTTTTGAATCTTGTTCTTCAATGAAGTCTTAAAAGCCTACACAATTCTGGACAAGAgcatgctaaactttcttccaaaagcCATCTTGTAATTCAATGAAATATTAAAATcctatcatatatcatatcagaTGTTGAAAATCAACTTGAAGTCTAAAAGAATATTATAGTTAGATTTTTAAGTAGTACAGAAATTAAAAGTTGAACTACACATTAATAAGAGTGCTCTTTTGCTCATCGTACCATTTCAACATGTGAAAAAAGTATGTGATGATTGCAAACTTTCATCTGATTTTTTACTAAACATACGTCCTGTTTGTTGTTAAACATAAATCTAGAAATCTAGaattattgtacattttctgtggaaaacaaacattttttctttctgcAGGACAACGAGATTAGCCAGCAGAGCGTGATGGTGGAGAAGTTGAACTGCCAGATGATGGAGCAGAACGAGCTGCTCAACCAGACTCGGCGGGACTTTGAGACCCTCCAGGTCAGAAACACAGCCTTCATGATTCATGGACTCCTCGCAGATAACAGCTTTTAGTGACCTGTTGTGATCAAAAGCTAGAAAATCTGGATGACAACATGTTCAGTCATAGTCTTGTCTAGCCATGTATGCATGTAATGGTAAACATTCCATTGAACATTGGTCTCTTTGAGTTTGTAAAATCATGTAATGTAGTGTTTAGTCTCAAGTTAGATAGAATTCTTTGGTAATGTTATATAAGCAaaggtgtacatgtgtagatgttaATCTCGATGTTTAGTACTGCTCGACCTTGCCATTGTTCCTGTTACAATTATTGTGCTAAAAGTTTGATTGAATCAAGAATTCTATTGTGTAAATAGATAGAAATGAACATGCCATAAATTTGACCCCGTTTACAATTGTTGGGCAGTAAAGTTTGATTGAATCAAAAATTCTATTGTGTAAATAGAtgaatttgccatacattgtacccatTACAATTGTTGGGCAGTAAAGTTTTGATTGAGTCAAAAATTCTGTTGTCTGAATAGATGGAGATGAACCGACTGCAGTCTGAGAATGATGCAGCAAAGGAGGAGGTGAAGGAGGTTCTTCAGGCCCTTGAGGAGCTGGCTGTCAACTACGACCAGAAGTCTCAGGAGGTGGAGGAGAAGATGAAGGAGAACGAGCAGCTGAACGATGAACTCAGCCAAAAACAGGTCACTCTTTGAGtctacaaccttgtcttgacttaggcccgatttacacacaaggtTTCGGAGTTGACTctgggctgtgtgtgaggagctttagGCTGCTCAAGtacctactagaaaacgctacttgagtggcctagggttctccttgcacagtcctgagtcacCTCCAAGTCGATTCAAAAACCCAGCCATAGTCTTTtattgaaccatcctaaatTGTTTTTACCTCATTAACGTATCGATgctgagttttggtataaaaactggttctccagttcttgcctttagtcactgacaaaagatagcagatgctgtctgaaagttatgtttcaaaattatatccagttgcttgagcgaCTGGCTTTTGGCAGGTGACTCTTTggactttgaactttatttcacATCTTTAAAATGTTGGCACTAAAGCATAGCCATGTGCAGAATACAAGTAGTCATAAAATCCTAACAAATAGTAACTAAGCATATATCAAACAACTTAAAGAGtttataaaaaaagaaagaatgggAAGCCAtagttttttaattttttttatattcaagtAAGAAGGCATTACAGACATAGTGGTGATGCACTCAATTTGACAAACTTATATTAGCGATACaactaaatatatatacacaagacaTAAAAGTGAAAAGATAAGAATACAATACTTTGTTGCATTAACTTGTTACGAAATAATAATGAAGTAATAGGAAGGCATATTGACTAATAACATGGCATATACTACAGTGCATCCTATCTCAACAAAGTAAGATAGCCAGAGTGTAACCGTAGGATTTGTTGCCATGCTGTAGACCTCTCTACGGAGTACTGAAGGGGAACTGCAGACCATCAAGGAGGTCCAGACCCACCAGCGCAAGCGGGTCAGCGAGATGATGGTCAGTCTGCTGAAGGACCTGGGCGAGATCGGTATCACTCTGGGCACCAAACCCgcagatacaaatgtaaggaAGTCTTTATGTATGATGTCAGCAAACTTCTACAATGTACCACAATCTTGCTCCTATAGCAAAACAAGATGGGGAACATACATGAAGCTAGCAAAAATTTAAAGATATTGTTATATAGAGGGTTGTCAGAACGTTTTTGAGAACACTTGTATGTAAAATAGAAATATGGGGGAGGGGTACTTTGATATTGTTGTCTTGTCTCCACTTTTAGCTAACTCTGACttcttttaccttttttatATCATTGATTAAAGATCCAGCCAGGAAAATTTGCAGAGGTAAGATTAATGTAAAATGGTCTCTGTCCTGCCATGCATGTACATTGAAGCTCAGACAGACTTGATACTTAATACTCCCGAAACTGAAATGCATAAGTATGTTGTGCCATGAATGAAACGATCCAACATGTGCTATGAGAATGCTGAGCGAATCTGAGCTAACTGTTGACTTGGTTTCTTCTCACCATTAGAACACATCTGGGGAGGTGAACGGGAAGATCGAAGAGGAATTCACAATGGCTCGACTCTTTGTCAGCAAGATGAAGTCAGAGGTGAAGGCACTTGCAACGGTAAGTTTCAACATCATCAATGGCTCAATGGTTTTtaattttattcagtaagaatcTCTCGGGCAACAACACCCGAATTAAGTCCTTATTACAGAGGATATACAGTATAGACCACATTGAAACAATGACTTGTTACACTTGACGTAACATTGTCACTTAAAAACATCATGTAAAATATTCCTGTCATCATAACTTCTGCAGTGCGGACTGTGGTTCACCTTCAAAACAGCACTGATATAACAACTTTTCCAAACTTACtagaaatgtttttacaaacGTTAACATGTAAGGTAGTCTTTAGATAGATTCTTGAGAAAGACAAAGTCGAAACCAGTCAAATTCAGTCTCAGCCCAAGCTCCGAATGAAATTAGTATTTAGAAAGTGTATACTGTACATACCATTGTACCATTAAATTTCAGTGCACACAATACaacaattaaaaacaaattctttTCAAAGTAAGCTGTCAGCAATTGATCATGACTGTTGTAAGTTTTCTTCATGTCTTGCTTGTGTTGTAACAGAGAT
Coding sequences:
- the LOC136447201 gene encoding kinesin heavy chain-like isoform X10 is translated as MTDPSECSIKVVCRFRPMNAAETAAGSRPISKFPADDTVNIQGKVFTFDRVFKPTTTQEQVYNLAAKAIVKDVLDGYNGTIFAYGQTSSGKTHTMEGVLHDFSQRGIIPRIVDDIFNHIYSMDENLEFHIKVTYVEVYMDKIRDLLDVQKTNLSVHEDKNRVPYVKGATERFVSSPEEVMDTIDEGKSNRHVAVTNMNEHSSRSHSIFLIHVKQENLETEKKLHGKLYLVDLAGSEKVSKTGAEGTVLDEAKNINKSLSALGNVVSALAEGKKAYIPYRDSKMTRILQEALGGNSRTTIIICASPSSYNEFETKSTLMFGQRAKTIKNTVTVNLELTAEEWRKKYEKEKEKNAKLRALLQRYEAEVSKYGLETLDLTDPALLDSDAVPVDVLKGILADKSAVVDNTPAPPTIEAVNNNANVQAVAVSDEEMRKFEEERTQLYLQLDEKDNEISQQSVMVEKLNCQMMEQNELLNQTRRDFETLQMEMNRLQSENDAAKEEVKEVLQALEELAVNYDQKSQEVEEKMKENEQLNDELSQKQTSLRSTEGELQTIKEVQTHQRKRVSEMMVSLLKDLGEIGITLGTKPADTNIQPGKFAENTSGEVNGKIEEEFTMARLFVSKMKSEVKALATRCQTLEITNTDCNKKMDENEKELGQCRMLIQQHEVKMRSLIESMKDVEHKKRSLEESVDSLNEELAELHSSEELRVAALRDKEEKHAEKIESTLQMKSTLEKQIESHREAHQKQVARLRDEIEQKQGHIDQLRDQNQKMILEHEKLQSDYEKLKEEEAEKSRKLAELTLQTDRRQQAQADLKGLEETVAKELQTLHNLRKLFVQDLQQRVKRSQNNEDDDTGASAAQKQKISFLENNLDQLTKVHKQFGPLEEACQSECVLFEPFLNCFHCRLSNATRKVHVTSHVPTCVVSNMHFIVANLCRASVNTNDVLWTLLC
- the LOC136447201 gene encoding kinesin-1 heavy chain-like isoform X11, producing the protein MTDKMFNFLPVQKTNLSVHEDKNRVPYVKGATERFVSSPEEVMDTIDEGKSNRHVAVTNMNEHSSRSHSIFLIHVKQENLETEKKLHGKLYLVDLAGSEKVSKTGAEGTVLDEAKNINKSLSALGNVVSALAEGKKAYIPYRDSKMTRILQEALGGNSRTTIIICASPSSYNEFETKSTLMFGQRAKTIKNTVTVNLELTAEEWRKKYEKEKEKNAKLRALLQRYEAEVSKYGLETLDLTDPALLDSDAVPVDVLKGILADKSAVVDNTPAPPTIEAVNNNANVQAVAVSDEEMRKFEEERTQLYLQLDEKDNEISQQSVMVEKLNCQMMEQNELLNQTRRDFETLQMEMNRLQSENDAAKEEVKEVLQALEELAVNYDQKSQEVEEKMKENEQLNDELSQKQTSLRSTEGELQTIKEVQTHQRKRVSEMMVSLLKDLGEIGITLGTKPADTNNTSGEVNGKIEEEFTMARLFVSKMKSEVKALATRCQTLEITNTDCNKKMDENEKELGQCRMLIQQHEVKMRSLIESMKDVEHKKRSLEESVDSLNEELAELHSSEELRVAALRDKEEKHAEKIESTLQMKSTLEKQIESHREAHQKQVARLRDEIEQKQGHIDQLRDQNQKMILEHEKLQSDYEKLKEEEAEKSRKLAELTLQTDRRQQAQADLKGLEETVAKELQTLHNLRKLFVQDLQQRVKRSQNNEDDDTGASAAQKQKISFLENNLDQLTKVHKQLVRDNADLRCELPKLEKRLRATAERVKSLEAALKDAKEGAMRDRKRYQHEVDRIKDAVRQRNMARRGHGGAQVAKPIRPGQPIGAGIRGGSPGMSNGPSIRGGGGLSPSREQNPNIMNSPTSPRGDAESSRKLPNVPVALPNRGGVRMSDAADFKDAMRSSRARKLPTGGPGVPAVQVVPRTSESSEAKS